Genomic DNA from Caldivirga sp.:
GATTGCAGCCAAGTACGGTAAAACACCAGCCCAAGTAGCATTAAACTGGCTAATAAGCAAACCAAACACAGTAGCAATACCAAAGGCAACAAGAGAGGAGCATTTAAGGGAGAACCTAGGAGCATTAGGATGGAGAATAAACCAAGAAGACCAAAAACAACTAGAACAAGCATACCCAATAGGCTAATTCACTAACTCCACTTTAAACACAGATTTACATTTCCTTATTCTAAGAACAAAATAACATAATTCAAGGCACTACCCCAAGAGCCAGATAGAGTAAATTAGAGGGTGATTACTTACAATGAACAAATTTATGACCTCGTGGGGATAACACGATACTCAACACAACCGTCAATCTTAAGGGATTGAATCTTTTTAACACCAGTATGGTATAGCCCAATAACCTACTCGACATTAAGATAAAACGACCCGGAATAAAAGTCCATTCAGTAGATAGGCTTCCCAAACATAAGGAGGCAAAAGCGTTATAAAGTTTCGCATTCCTTAGAAGAGAGGCTTCTTGGTTCTTGGTGAGGAAAGTGAAATAACTGAGGTTGATGAAACTGACCTGCTCTGATTTAACTTAGAATGTTACGTAGCTTATTTTAAGTGAGTCACTGGCTTTAGTTAATCTACTGAAGTCCTCCTCACTCATTCTCCACCCTGCTGCTCCTGCATTCTCCTCAACCTGCTCTGCGCTTCTAGCTCCAGGTATTGGGACAACATTGGGGTGCATTATTAGCCAGTTTAACGCCACCTGCGCTGGGGTTTTACCGTACTTGGCAGCCACCTCCTTAATAATGGGTACAAGTTTACTGCTTATTTCCCTAATATTATCATCCATGAATAATGGATCACCAGCCCTCAAATCACCCTTAGGCCTATTATCGGGACTATACTTACCTGTGACGACACCTTTAGCTAATGGACTCCATGCGATTAAGGTTAAGCCCTCCTTCTGAACATATGGTAGAATCTCTTTCTCGACTTCCCTTTCAACTATACTATACCTATTCTGGGTGCTCACTATGTCGGCCTTAGATAGGCATTTTCTAGCATGGTCAAGTAGTGGTGGTAGGTAATTACTGACACCTATGTATCTTATTACCCCATCATTAACCAACTTCTCCATAGCCTTCATTGTTTCGCAAACAGGCGTGTTTAACCATGCTGCTGGCCAATGAAGCTGAAGCAGGTCTATTACATCAACACCAAGGCGTTCCCTACTCCTATGAGCAGCCTTAATCACGTCATCGTACCTATGCCAGTCACCAGGCACCTTAGTGGCTACAATGACTTGATCCCTAATGCCAAGCTCCTTAATAGCCCTACCGACGAATTCCTCACTTCTACCTCTACCGTAAACGGCGGCAGTGTCTATGAAGTTGATGCCGACCTCAATGGCTTTACCTATTACTGCCTTAGCAGTCTGATACTCGTATGGTCCCCAAGCATCCCCACCGAATTGCCATGCGCCTAAACCAATGATGGATACTTTTAGGCCTGTTTTACCTAAGGACACGTATTCCATTACTAGCATTCCCTGGGGGCCTAATTAAAGGTTACGTCCATGCTACATTAGTTTTGATCCAACCACGTTCTCGAAGGGTATGCCCAAGGCGTCGAGTATCTGCTCCAGTGATGTTCTTAAGTACTCAATGTACTTATCTGAGTCAATCTCATCAATTCTAGCTAATTGAACAGGCTTAACACCCTCCCTAGTGTTAGTCTTAACGAAGAATATTATGTCACCGGGGCCAGGCTTAACACCATACTTACCCAGTAGCTCCGCCGCCTTAACGTGCTGTGGCGTGTTCTTAGTGTATTCATTTATTGGTTTATTTATGGCCATTTTAATGGCAAGCTTATCCAACGGTACATCCTTGTTCCTAATCATGACGTAGTACTCCTTCACACGCTCCTTAATTGCCTCAGTAACCTTCTCAACATCATTAATGCCATTTATAGTACTGAAGAGGTGTATTACATCCTTAACAGCGTCCTTAGCTATATCGGGTGTGTTCCTCTTCTTACCTACAAGCCCCTTCATGTCCACTGAGCCATCCTGTAGTATGCCTGCGTAATTCTTCTTCCTGCCGCTTAAGGCAAGTATCCTGTAAGCCTTATCCAACTCAATATCAATACCCATTTCATCCTTAACCCAATTTATCATCTCCTCAAGTTTATCCCTACTAGGATTATAGAGGAATAGACTATCTGTGTCACCGTATATTGGTGTTAAGCCTAGGTCAAGTGCCTTAATTATAGTCCTAGTTATTGCCAGCCTACCTAGGGCGGTTACTAGTTCAGCTAATGGGGGACAATACAGTGGGAATATTTCAGCTCCGAAGACTCCGTAGGATGCGTTTATGAAAACCTTTAACGCTGCTTGAACAACATTGTAGTAGTCCCTCTGCCTTGGATCCTTATCACCCTTAGCCAACTTCTTATACACGTAAACCCTCATGTCCCTCAATAATCCAACCAACAGGGATGTTAAACCCCTCGTGTTTGTACAAACCCAGTGGGGTAGGTTTGGGACAGGCCTATTCTTTGGATCATTAGCCTGCTTCTCATCAGGGCACCTAACGGTTTCATAGGATAGGTTCCACCTCTTTATTATTGATGGGTATAGGCTTGCGAAGTCAAGCACGTACACGTTTGGGTATATGCCTGCAATAGGCTCTATCACAATGGCGCCTGCGTACTTCTTATTCTTTATTATAGCCTTAGTGGCCACTGAACCCTTAGCGTTTATTACATCCTCCTTATTAGGTATTAACCAACCCCTCTTCCTATGTTCAAAGTAAACCATGTTCCTTATCCACGCTGAGACCTGGTACCTTGAAACATCATTAAGCGGGGTCTTAGATATCCTAGCCAACAATACTATTAACCTCATGACTAATTCATTATTGAATGTAGTTAGGTAAAGCGTCAGTAATGCGTCCCTGAAGTTGTAGTTAACCAGTTCAACGTAATTCATTTCACTAATCGGCTTCTCCCTCTCAACCTTAGAAATACCGAGTAATGCGCCCGCTATTGCATCCAGAGTCTTTTCGCCACCTGAGTACTTGCCGCCAAAGGCGTAGACTTCAACAGCCCTAATACTGAAGAACTTATATAAGTCAATGTGAACGCCGAGTACGTACCTTGCTTCACCATCCCTCGTTAGGATTATGGGTAATTCCTCCTTTCTGAAGCCTAGTTTAAGGGCTCTATTGTAAATATAAGTTAGGTCAAATGAGTCACCGTTGAAGGTGACTAGTATTGGGTAGGCCATAATGGTCTTGAAGAATTCCCTTAAGAGGTCCCTCTCATTATCGAAAAACATGATCTCAACATCATCGCTTAGGAGCATGCCTTGGTCATCAACATTCATTGGTATTTCAGGTCTCCTAAGGAGTAGAACCCTCTTAAGCCCATCACTCCCTGCTAATCCAACTGCAATTATCTCATACATGGCCTCCTTAGGGTTAGGTATCTTATTCTCCTGTGGGGTGTAGACCTCAATATCTAAAGCCACCCTCTTTAGGGGTGGTACAGGTGCTTGAAATAGGGGTAGCCATTCCCTGAAGGCCCTCAGGTAATCCTCATCACTAGCGTACAGTTCCTCCCCCAGCTTCTGAATTTCACCTGGGACATCAACGTTAACTGGGGTTAATTTACCGTTCTCAACCTTATAGAACATGCCTGGCACTAGGCCATTATCATATATGTAGGATAAATGATACTTAATCCTAGCCTCCCAAGCCTTAGGAATAATGTCCCTAATCGATTCCCTACCACCACCTATTGTTAATGGATCCTTAGCGTAAACCACAGTGTAGACTCTACTAGTCATTTCAAGGGGGTTAAACTTAACTTCAGTATCAATGTGGTCGAAACCCTTAACCCTAAATATTGACTTATAGTTGGTTGCAAGCTCACTAGGCGGTATATCAGTTATTAAATACGGCTTATGACCAGTGTTATCATACCAGAAGTAGATCCTATCATTCATGAAGTCGTAAAGCTTCACCAATGCCTTACCAACCTTACCATCGTAAGTCACATCAATTAGTATACTGGGGGGAGTGTTCGTAGGGGTTTCCGCAGTAATAGTGCTTTCCTGAATATACTCCTCACTGGACTCCTCAATCTCCTGTTCCTCCTGCTCCTCAACTTTATCTAATTCATCCTTATCCTTAGGCACAAGTCTACGGTTACTGGAAAGTTAATAAGGGTTTCAGCTCAGGTTAACCATTAATGAACTTAAATTAAACCCACTTGATTCAGCAATGATTAGTTGTGGAATTTTAAAGTTACTGGAATGAGTTAAGACTTAAATACAAGGTACTGACTTACTTTAGGAGTAATGGTTGAATGTGACTTAATAGACATGGCGTTCGTGGATTCTAATGCTAGGCGAAGGATTATACAGTACATAGTTGATAAGGGTATTGATCCGCAGGACCTAGGGTTCTCGGAGAAATACATTGAATCAGTGCTGAAGGGTAATGCTGAGGTGAATAATATGCTTCTCTGCGCTGCATTAAGATTCATGGACCTTGATGAGTTAAACCACGTTATAGGTTACGTACCTAGGATGGCTACCGAGGATGATTTAATCATGGTGATTAGTAGGGCTAAGAGGGATGAGGCTTATAGGAAGATGCTTCTCGAGGCTGTTAATAGAGCGTTTGGGGAGGAGAAAGTGAAGAGTAATGAGGTTGCGGTCAGTGGGTTGGGTTACGTTAAGTATAAGTTACCTGACATTGCATTGACCATGGCGAAGCTCGAGAGGAAACTACCTGAGAAAACCATTGGTGTAATCCTATGGTCCATTAGAACGGTACTAATGCTCTTCGCTGAACTAGTATTTGCATTAGCCATAGCCTTCTTCATAATACATGCAGTGCCTGGTGCAGGTCCATTGATTGATCCCGTTAATAATTTCCTAAGGTTCCTACTAATGGTTCTTCACGGTAACCTAGGCTGGTCAAGGACTTATGGAGCCCCAGTGGCTGAGATAATAGCCCTAGCTGCTCCCTGGACGATAACCATAGCAACCATATCCTTAACCCTCGCCTTCATAACAGGCTACACGCTTGGTCTCATTAGTGCATCTAGGACGGGGATTATTGACTCATTTATAAATGGGTTAGCTGCCTTCGCTCAATCGGTCCCATCCTATGTAATAGCGTTAACGCTAATAGTTGTCTTCGGGGTAATACTTAAGATACTGCCCATAGCCGGCATCAACTCCATGGGTATTAAGCCTGGATTAAACATTTTCTACCTCATCGACGTGATTAAACACTTGATTCTACCAATATTCTCATACTACATAATACTATTCCCAAACTGGGTCTTCATAACGAGGAGCCTAGCAACCATGACC
This window encodes:
- a CDS encoding aldo/keto reductase, yielding MEYVSLGKTGLKVSIIGLGAWQFGGDAWGPYEYQTAKAVIGKAIEVGINFIDTAAVYGRGRSEEFVGRAIKELGIRDQVIVATKVPGDWHRYDDVIKAAHRSRERLGVDVIDLLQLHWPAAWLNTPVCETMKAMEKLVNDGVIRYIGVSNYLPPLLDHARKCLSKADIVSTQNRYSIVEREVEKEILPYVQKEGLTLIAWSPLAKGVVTGKYSPDNRPKGDLRAGDPLFMDDNIREISSKLVPIIKEVAAKYGKTPAQVALNWLIMHPNVVPIPGARSAEQVEENAGAAGWRMSEEDFSRLTKASDSLKISYVTF
- a CDS encoding DNA-directed DNA polymerase I encodes the protein MPKDKDELDKVEEQEEQEIEESSEEYIQESTITAETPTNTPPSILIDVTYDGKVGKALVKLYDFMNDRIYFWYDNTGHKPYLITDIPPSELATNYKSIFRVKGFDHIDTEVKFNPLEMTSRVYTVVYAKDPLTIGGGRESIRDIIPKAWEARIKYHLSYIYDNGLVPGMFYKVENGKLTPVNVDVPGEIQKLGEELYASDEDYLRAFREWLPLFQAPVPPLKRVALDIEVYTPQENKIPNPKEAMYEIIAVGLAGSDGLKRVLLLRRPEIPMNVDDQGMLLSDDVEIMFFDNERDLLREFFKTIMAYPILVTFNGDSFDLTYIYNRALKLGFRKEELPIILTRDGEARYVLGVHIDLYKFFSIRAVEVYAFGGKYSGGEKTLDAIAGALLGISKVEREKPISEMNYVELVNYNFRDALLTLYLTTFNNELVMRLIVLLARISKTPLNDVSRYQVSAWIRNMVYFEHRKRGWLIPNKEDVINAKGSVATKAIIKNKKYAGAIVIEPIAGIYPNVYVLDFASLYPSIIKRWNLSYETVRCPDEKQANDPKNRPVPNLPHWVCTNTRGLTSLLVGLLRDMRVYVYKKLAKGDKDPRQRDYYNVVQAALKVFINASYGVFGAEIFPLYCPPLAELVTALGRLAITRTIIKALDLGLTPIYGDTDSLFLYNPSRDKLEEMINWVKDEMGIDIELDKAYRILALSGRKKNYAGILQDGSVDMKGLVGKKRNTPDIAKDAVKDVIHLFSTINGINDVEKVTEAIKERVKEYYVMIRNKDVPLDKLAIKMAINKPINEYTKNTPQHVKAAELLGKYGVKPGPGDIIFFVKTNTREGVKPVQLARIDEIDSDKYIEYLRTSLEQILDALGIPFENVVGSKLM
- a CDS encoding ABC transporter permease, whose translation is MVECDLIDMAFVDSNARRRIIQYIVDKGIDPQDLGFSEKYIESVLKGNAEVNNMLLCAALRFMDLDELNHVIGYVPRMATEDDLIMVISRAKRDEAYRKMLLEAVNRAFGEEKVKSNEVAVSGLGYVKYKLPDIALTMAKLERKLPEKTIGVILWSIRTVLMLFAELVFALAIAFFIIHAVPGAGPLIDPVNNFLRFLLMVLHGNLGWSRTYGAPVAEIIALAAPWTITIATISLTLAFITGYTLGLISASRTGIIDSFINGLAAFAQSVPSYVIALTLIVVFGVILKILPIAGINSMGIKPGLNIFYLIDVIKHLILPIFSYYIILFPNWVFITRSLATMTLTEDYVLTARARGLRERRVLNSYIGKNSILPQLTLLAYSYGLLFGNSIFIESMFSIPGLGYLINVTAGTSDYMTTVGAFMVIIISVIIGNFIADLTYGLVDPRIRGVI